Genomic segment of Vulpes lagopus strain Blue_001 chromosome 7, ASM1834538v1, whole genome shotgun sequence:
AATAAGGCTCTGCTTTTGCTCCTTCTGAGAGTTGCTTTATCTGTTGTTCTCCAACACTCTTGGCCTAACCCCCCTGCTCCTGGCAGGTCCTTCCTTCTCCATTGTTTTCTTTGGCCCTGTCTGAGAAGGGTATTGGAGACTACCACCTCCTTGAGGCTTCCTACCTGAGGAATGTTGGTGCATTTTAAGACTCCCAGAGAGTCTATTTGAATCCAGGCTGGTGGCTCTTGGCAATACAACATTCTCAAAACGTAATTGCTTTTTGTATCTTTGGTTTCTGTCACCTCATGGGCCAATAGCCTTCCCTATAATTCAAGACATGTGTCTCTAGATCTAATTAGAAGTGTCTTGCTCTTggggagggccacctgggtggctcaggggttgaacatctgcctttggctcaggttgtgatctctgggtctcaggatcgagtcctgcatcaggttccccacagggagctagcttctcctgcctctgcctctgcctctctctgtgcctctcatgaataaataaaatcttaaaaaaaaaaaaaaagtatcttgctCTTATCAGGCTTCTGTGGAAGGGCCACTACCCTAGTCTTCTTTCCCTGAGCATATTTGTCTGTCTGGCAGGATTTATTAATACcatcttcagggatccctgggtggcgcagcggtttggcgcctgtctttggcccagggcgcgatcctggagacccgggatcgaatcccacatcgggctcccggtgcatggagcctgcttctccctctgcctgtgtctctgcctctctctctctctctctctctctctctctgtgactatcataaataaaataaaaaaattaaaaaaaaataccatcttcATCAGTGAGAGATCACAAAGGGCGTGGTAGCCATAATCATTGAATTGGTGCATGCCCCAAGGCTGAGTGGGATCACCTTATTACTCAAAACctctttcaattttatattttactatttgaaGGATATGCAATTGCATCTCTTAATCCTACAAATCCtggaatttctggatttttttcttttctttttcctccctattTGCAAACTGGCCAGTTCTGCCCTGAACTTTTATCTTTCTTGTAGTACCTGGCAAAATGCAGCCAGTAGCAATCAAGACATACTAGTCATACTGGACTGCTTCTCCACTTCTTTCCTTTAAAGCTCATTCTCATTCAGTACATCTTCCTTGCAAATTATTGCAGGCAACAATTTTACCAAAGGCTTTGACACTACATATTGAAGACTCCTATTTTCCATATCCCAGACACAGCTTATTCACCAACCATTCATTGCCCAGCCCCAAAGGCAATACCacacattttagatttttttttgttactgcCACACTCATTTCTAAATACcagttacatttttaataagaatttgcTAGATTATGTTGTAGTAAAAACTAACCAACCCCCACGTAAGGGGGCCTTCTATAACAAAAATCTCTTTTCTGTTCATGTTACACACCTGCTGTGGGCTTCCTTGAGTTGGCTTTGTCTTTGCTCTCTACCTGTCTTCTTCTTTCGAGGACCCAGGCTGAAAGAGGGAAAAGAGCAGCCACAGGACCACgtgatggttcttttttttttttttttaagattttatttatttattcatgggagacacagggagagagaggcagagacacaggcagagggagaagcaggctccatgcaaggagccagacatgggactcgattccaggtctccaggatcaggccctgggctgaaggcagtgctaaaccactgagccaccggggccgccccACATGATGGTTCTTAAAGCTTCTCCTCAGATGTGATTTATGTCACTTCAGCTCACCATCCATAGGCCAAAGCAGGTCCCACAGGCAATCCTTGCTTGCCGTAGGGTGTGGAAGTGTACTCCTCTTCTAGGGGGCCTGAGAGTCACATGGCAAGGGGGAAAAGGGCTGGGTGTATAATCCTCTCACAGGGTACATACCTAGCTATAACTGGAAACAATACTACAATTTACCATACTTTTTGTTCCTTGTTTCTACTCCTCATCCTAATCAGTTCTCTTTCAGAACTTCCCCAGAGACTTCTCCCTGGATCTCTTGCCTTCCCACTTTTTCCCTTGGGAGCTTTCAGATATCCCCAAATATCTTGACCACCCTTTCCTGTTTGCTTGATCTCATCCATATTTCTTCTCTCCTAAAGATGCACTCTCAAAGGCATATTGGGTGACACCTTGCATTGTCTCACCTCTCTCTTCCAACAAGATTTATTAGCCAACTTTTATTGAAGGTTCACCATGTGTATGAGCTATACAGTGACTTTATAGGACCTTTTATGTCCCCTGCAGGAACCCACAGCACCCTGGGGGTGACTGGGAAAGATATGTTTCCTTTGAGATCATTGTCTCTCCCAGAGTTCTGTGCTTTGAGATTCAGCCTCACGTTGCCTCCTCAACATGAATCCATAGCTACATGGTCAGGCCACAAACAGGGTCTTCTACTGCCCCTTCCTCAACAGTAGAAGAAAACAAGATAGAGTTCCCTTGCCTGCTTAGGTACCCGTAGGCCATGTGGTTAGTGGTTAGGAGTGGAGACTCTGGAATCAGATAGTGTAGGTTTCAAGACCCAGCTCTACTTTTTAGCCTCTGTGAGCCTGAGAAAGCGACTTAACCTCTCCTCAGCTTATTTCTTCTTACCTACTCAAAAGCTTCTAGGACAATTAAGTGAgaatgaattctttcttcttttttacttataCCCTGGTACCCAGCACACAGTGTACTCAACACGTGGTAACTTTATTCTTCTTGTAGTTAAACCCAGTGTATTCATTGAGCCCAGCCTCCAACTTTATgtccttgttttgctttttgtcacCTCTGAACAGCTTGCAGCTAGTTAGGTAGAGActgtgccttttccttttttccacagaGCTTTGAGGGCTGACCTAGCAGCTTCAGCCCCTCCTGCTGCCACTCCCCCAGCCCAGTCCTCAAGATTCTTGTTGCCTTGTCTCTAGGTGACTATGAACTGGATGTCTTCCCCTATGAAGACACAGTGACCAGAAAACCCTGGAAAATGAATCTCAGCAAACTGAACATGCTCAAACCAGGTGTGGAGGGCAAGCCGAGGCTGGGGAGTGAGGGGCAGGCCTGGACCCTGCAAGGAGGGAGGGTAGCTGGtgggaaacaaaaaccaaagggTGCAATGGGGGAAAGTTCTAGTCTGCCAGGTGACTAAAGAAGCATTGTGTCAGGGTGGGAGTTTGAGCTGTAGGCATGGCATAGTCTTGTAAGTCAACAAAGAGCCATAGGTATTAGGGAGGCATTTGAAGGTAGCCTATTAGGGCTCCCAGGTTCCAAAAGATTGGTCTCTACAAAGGGTTTGGTGGGGTGGCAGCCATCCCAGAAAAAATATGCTGAAATGTAGTATTTACCCTTATTTGAGGCAACCAGGAAAGTAGCTATCTATCCCTGAAGACTAGGAAATTGCTTGTTTTCAAACCATTCTAATGAAATGGGTGAGGTATCCGGCAGGGAACATGGTGAGAGAGACGGTAACTCCTCAGGGGTGACTCAGGGTGGGAGCCATCTGTCTAGCAAGGACTAAAATGCATGTTTTTCAGGAAAGTGAGGCTGTTGTGTTAATTGGAAAGGAGCACACACGCATGCTCTCACTTTTTGAGAAAGATGTGAACTTTGTTGCACAGTCAAGCCTGTAGTAGGATTAGAATTTTCAGAGAAAAGCACAGAGACTAATACATAAACTCTTTGTTACAAGGAATCTGGGAATACTTTATTGTTTTGACTGCTGGAATATTCTGTTAATAGAAATATCACCATAATTTCCCAGGACTCAGAGTATAGGGAGTGTTTAGGCATCATGCATCAATCATTAAAGACAGACGGGGTACAGAATAGATGCAAAACAAACATGGTGATTTCCACCATGAGATTTTGTGGGATTGAGGATGGAGGAGTTTCCTTTTAGCTTTCTGGCCACTTTAATGCTAGATAAACGAGagagatatctatatctatagagctgctgctgcttcccccccccctttttttttacacCCAGGCAAGCTGAAGACTAGGATGAGGGAGGACCACAAATACCAGAGTTTGTGGGTAGTGGGAAAGCCCCGAGGAGCCCCGGGTTAGCGGCGGCCGTATTCAGGGTCGCAGGGGTTCCTGGCTACACTGGGCCACACGTTTGCGGAGACGACTGGTGACCTGGTGCCCTGGTGCCCTTCTGCCCGCAGACTCAGATCTCTGCCTCAAGTTCGCCATGCTGTGCACTCTTAACGACAAGTGTGACCGGCTGCGCAAGGCCTACGCGGAGGCGTGCTCGGGGTCCCGCTGCCAGCGCCACACCTGCCTCCGGCAGCTGCGCGCCTTCTTTGCGAAGGCGTCGGAGCCGCACGCCCAGGGCCTGCTGCTGTGTCCCTGCGCCCCCTCGGACCAGGGCTGCGGGCGACGGCGGCGCAACACCATCGCCCCCGGCTGCGCGCTGCCGGCGGGGGCCCCCAACTGCCTGCAGCTGCGGCGCGACTGCGTCTCTGACCCGCTGTgcaggtgcgggtgcgggtgcgggtgcgggtgcgggtgggCAGGGCGGGCAGAGGGCGCAGTGCGCACCGGTCCTTCCCAGCCCCCTTCCTGGGCTGCGCTGGGCTTGCCCCCTGGTGACTGGGGACTGACTTCACCCGGGAGCTCCCATCAGTATTTTGGGGAacccttttttcaaaaaaacgaacaaacaaaaaacccacaactgtgtgtaaaaacttcagaaaatataaaaaagtataaaataacacTCAGAATCCATCCCCTGAAGATGATCCACACACTTTGGGGAACCTTTCCTTCTAGTCTCTTTTTGtatacagagaaacaaaatgataTTCTAGAAATATACTTGTATCCCgctttttttcacttatgtgCACATCTCACCGGCCAAGGCAGGAAGGACTAGTGGTGAAGACAGGCTCCCGAGGCAGACCGATATGAATTTAAATCCTGgtactccctgctcagcaaggaatctgcttctccttcttcatctgcctccccttgcctctctcttctcaaataaaaaaaaaaaaaaaaaaaaaaaaaaaaaaaaatcctgggactCTGCGACTTTGAGCCCATCCCTTTAACCTAAAACTCCATTACTTAACCTAACGTTCCTCTTAGTTCTCGGTAAAAAGTGGAGTAATAATACAGACCTCATGGGATTCTGGTGAGAGTTAAATGGCATAATTTATGCAGAGTGCTTAGCTTACTGGTgcagagtaagtgctcaataaatggtggtgcttattttgtcttttactctCCTTGGACAACAAAATGCCTACattgtattccattttatagatgccccatactttatttaatctttcttctattgttggatatttaggtttctttctttcctgctataaataatgctacagtaaatgTCACTCTTGTTCATTCTTGTGCATAAATCTAATTATTACTTAGGACGTGTTGCTGTAAATACCATTACCAAATCAAAGTATATGATGATTTGTAAGACGTTTGATACATAATTCCCCACAAAATTTGAAATTCTGATCTggctttcctctgcctcttcagGACAAAACACTCACCGAATTGAAGTTATTATCCATTCAGGTAGCATTTGCTAAGAATGAGAGTCACCCCAAGCTTGTTTTGCAGCCTGGTTCTACCCCCTATTTctctgtaaccttgggcaagttacttaactcttcaacctctctgagctctactttcttcttttctaaattatcACATAAAAGCTCTCAATCATCATTTCATTAACacttactgagtacttactatgagCCAAGTACTGTTttgggtaggtttttttttttttttttttttaagattttatttatttattcatgagacccacagagagagaggcagagacacaggcagagggagaagtaggctccattcagggagcccgacgtgggactaatCCCAGGTCACCagaatcatgctctgggctgaaggtggcactaaacctctggaccaccagggctgcccagttttgGGTACTTAATAAGTATTAACTCACATAACCCTTACAAGAACCCTGTAAGATagatggtgggtttttttttttttttcatcctcactTTACAAAGAAGGAACCACAGCagagaaagtttattttattttatttttagaaaaagtgtAAATAGCTTGTTGAGGTTCATCCAGGTAGTAAGTCAGGTTACTTAATGAGGTTTGGAATAAAGTCTGGCCTAACTACTTAGATATACTGCCTATTGTTATGGTCCTAGCTATTCCCATTATGGAGCTGGTGTGGGGCTAGATGACTAAGATACTGTCCTTTCCTCCAAGGAATTTGCATTTGGGTGgggtgagagagaaataaaccacCCATCTgataaaatgcaaaatgtaaGGAAAGTTGCAGAAGTATGCAcagaaaaatttatttgtaattctaTCACCCGAAGATAATCAGCTTTACCTATTACAGAATCAGTGTGAACAATAACAGTATCTaacatttaatgagcacttaGTCTGTACCAACCACTATGCTCAATGCTGTATTTGCAATCtcttatttcatcctcacaaaaACCCAGGAGGAagtactgttttcatttctttttttgttaaaggattttatttgtttgtttgtttatttatttatttatttgagatagagagggaatgagcaggaggaggtgcagagggagagggacaagcagactgcactgagcgcAAAGCcggacacagggctggatcccatgacccggagatcaccacctgagtcgaaatcaaaagtcagacactcaaccgactgagccacccaggcccccagtactgttttcatttctattcataGTTGAGAAGATTGAGGTTAAAGAAGCTGCCTGAAATCTCATAGTTAGGTATTATGGAACCTGAATTCAAAGTGGTATGCTCTGAGGGACAGGGTGATAGTGCATTTAACCGCGACAGAAACAGGCTTCGCCGAGGGGGGTGCCCTGGACCAGGTCTTGAAAACAGAGGAGGATCTGGCATAAAGGTGGGCATGTGAGCTGAAGGGGTAACAAGGGTGAAGGTTGCAGACCAGGCCCTCAATGAGGACTCATAGTTTCTCTTTTCCAGATCTCGTCTGGTGGATTTTCAGACCCACTGCCACCCTCTGGACATCCTAGGGACCTGTGCAACAGAACAGTCCAGATGTCTGCGCTCATACATGGGGCTCATTGGTGAGAGGCTGGAGTGCTGTGTAACGGGAGTCATAGGGTGACTGTCCCTGGGGATGAAAATGCTCTGGAGATTGAACCCAGGTGGAGTGGTCCTGAGACAAGTGTCAAAGAGTGGGGGTTGAAGTTTGGGTTGGCCTGGGCCCTGATAATCCTCTTTACCCTCAGGGACTGCCATGACTCCCAACTTTGTCAGCAACGTCAACACCAGTGTTGCCTTAAGCTGCACCTGCCGAGGCAGTGGCAACCTGCAGGAGGAGTGTGAGCAGCTGGAAGAGTCCTTCTCCCACAACCCCTGCCTCAGTGAGTGTGTtccacctgcccccagcccccgtGGTCCTGTCAgctgggcaaagggagaggaaagggtcAGCTCTGTGGTCCACACTGGGTCCATCCTTCTTCTGCAGGTATCTCCTGACCCCTCCTCAGCACAGGTTTATATCACCCCAAGTCTgggcctttcttccttctcccactccctgaGTAACCCCCCATGGTGCCTGTTCTACCTGTCTCGGCCCCAGGGACATTCTTTAGCTCAAGGAATAAGCAAGCAGAATGAGACAGTATCCCACTCCCACCTGCCCTGCTATATACCAGGGCCCTGAGATGTTCCCTTTCCATGGGATCCCGAGAGATCTCCAGCATCTGCCTGCTTCCATTCtaccttctttcctctccttagTTGAGGCCATAGCAGCTAAGATGCGTTTTCACAGTCAACTCTTCTCCCAGGAAGGGGCAGACCCTACCATTTCTGTGATGGAACGCCAGGTAGGGCCTCCTCCATTACACACCTCTTGCCTTTACTGGACTAGCTGGGGGAAACCCAGGGAAGGGGATTGAGGGGGTGACCTCACTTTGTTCATGAAATATAGGCTTCTAATGGATACCTCAGGGGAGGTGGACAAGGCCTTGACTGAGGCCAAGGTGGTGAAGAGTATGGAGCTGACTCCATTCCATTTCTTCTACAGAACAAAAGCCCTGCTCTGAGACCACAGCCCTGGGtgcacttttctcttttctccagtaCACTTCCCTTGATTCTGCTCCTGAGCCTCTGGTAGCTGGACTTCCCCTGGACCCCTCTCCCCTCTACCACACCAGGCCTGACCTGCAGCCTGCAAGGGTTGAGGAAAGAGCAGCATCAGGAAAGAGATGCCCTAAACAACATGGCGACCTTGACTGcaccctgcaccccgcccccatATCCAGATGGCTCCAGAGGGGGTCATAGCAGAAACTGACTAGCTAGGTTCTCATTCCCTCTGCATCTGACTCAGGCGCCCTTCCTTAGGACTTAGGGACTTTGGTTTTACCATGTCTTCTGGGGGAGGCCACCTCTCCCTAGCTGTCTCCTGAGCCCTTCCTCCTGCCCACCAGAATCACCCAGGCTCTAACAAATCATTGTCCAGGTAGGCAGGGCTGGATGTTCTGAGGCAGCCTAGAAAGACATTCcccattgttttttttgttgttttgtttttttttttaaagacattcccCATTGTGAGGAAGACTGAGGCAAGACTCCtacccctctgtctcctcctctgaaTGGGGAATGGGAACCTGCTGCCTCCCCTACCCGGGGATCCTGTAGAACATTTGAGCAGGAGCCAGAGCGTTTGGGTCTTGCTTTCTTCCTGCTACTGTCCTGAAGTACCCCCCAGCTCCTTGGATCATGATTAAACATTTGACTTAAAATTTTGCTCTtttctgggacatctgggtggctccctagttgagcatctgcctttggctcagggtgtgatcctggagtcccaggatcaagtcccacattgggctcctgcaaggagcctgcttctccctctgcctgtgtctctgcctctctctctgtgttctcacgaataaataaataaatctaaaaaaaaaaaaaaaaaaacttttgctcttttcctattttctcacaATGTGAATTTATAATTAGGATTGTTACAGACACAAGAGTAGAGGCCAGGCGAGACAGAAACCCTGCCGCCGATTGCTATGTGACTTCCTGCAAgtctctcaacctctctgtgtACTTAACATGGAGttggaagaaaaaatagctaATGTGAGGCTGTGGACTAGGTATCTGTCCCAGACCCAGCCATTTCTGGGGTACTGCCTAGGACCTGCCACAGCAGCTGAGGGGGAGTGTCCATCTATAGCACCTGCTTAGGTTATTGGTTTGCTCCAGATGATAATGGGGGCCAGAGGAAAGGAGACTGGTCCTTGATCTCATTTGCAATCCTGTTGGGATAAGGAAACAAAGTagttgggaaaatatatttatagagttGTGGATATTTGCCTcttaattcattcactcactctttCCATAAGCATCTGATGCGTGCTGGCTCTGCAAGGCACTGTGCTGGATGTAGGAGATTCTGAAGTAATAATTCAGAGCCTGTTTCCAAGTCTTTCACACACCAGAGCAGGGAAATAGACAAGATAAGAAGAACAAGGTAGTGTGATGAGTGCTgtacaataattataataataaccctcatttattgagcccctactaAATGCATTAATTCATTTGATCCTCCAAAAACACTTGACTCTGTCAGTTACTAGCTACATGACCTTGGGTTCAACCTTTCTAATCTCATTATCTCCCTCCGTAATGTGAAAAAGCATAGAACCCACTTCATAAGGAGTGAGATAATCCATGGAAAAGCATTGGGACTGACACGTAGTAAGAACTCAAAAATGGTAGCAATTATAGTAAGTGGTTTTTGTAGAGAATTTGAAcaatacaattataaaaaaaagaaagtaaaatctttaaaatcctcCTTGCAAACTGCCAAATGCTTTCTGTATACCTGTGCATGTGAGAATCTGCTGGTGTATATAATTTCATGTAAATTGGATATCGCTGTGTAAGTCACAGATATCTTTCGGCATGCATGAGTAGAGCTTGAACTACAGCATTCTTGTTATCAGCTGCAGAACATGGACTTGTATAAATGCATATTCCTTCATACATGGGTTATTTAACCAGTACTACATCGACAGATATTTGGTTGTCTCCCCATTTTTCTCCCAACCAAGTTTTAAGGTCGTAAGGAGGTGACTGAGGGTGGATGAGCAGAGTTGCTGCCAGAGTGGTGGGTGGAATTAGGGCGGCCTCTCTTTACGCATTTTTGTACTCCCATAGCCCACCCTACCTCCAGGAAATGCTCTGCCAACAAGCCTGCCTGCAAACTTCAGTGGGGCACTGGGTGgaccttcccttcctcccctcccaggAAGATCTTGGAGCTGGCAAAGCCTCTCCATTTGCTTCGGCTCCAttagcctggggctgggggtgtgaATAATACAGTCATTCCTTGCTAAGTGCTTGAATTAGACTAATAGGTCATCTGCGCTTTTCTCTGAAGAAGGTCCAAATTTCTGGTAAACAACCAGACCACTCCCTGAACCCAGGGCCCAGAGCCAAGACCTGGGTTGGGGAACAGTGGCTGGACTGAAGCTTTTAATGGTATCCTGGCTGACTGCAATGGTGAATGCCATTAGACTAGCCCCTGGGTAACAAGGAGGGAAGAGCCACTGGCTGCAGTGCTGAATATGAAGTGCTGAATTACAGGCTTCTGCATGGTTGGGGTAGAGCAGACTGTCTTTTAAACAActatctttgggcagccctggtggctcagcagtttagcgccgcctgcagcccagggcatgatcctggagtcccacgttgggctccctgtatggagcctgcttctccctctgcctgtgtctctgcctctctctgtctctctctctccgtctctcatgaatgaataaaagagggACAGAACCATACATTCTGtgccaataaacaaacaaacaaacaaacaaacaaacaaacaactatcTTCATACTCACccatttagtcatttattcattcaacaaatctttaaCAAGGGCTTGCCCTGTGCCTGGTTGTATTTTTCAAGATCTTTCCCTGACCATTCATGAGCTACCATTTTGGTGAACGGGCAGCCCAGGACTCTAACAGCCAGATCTCAAttgtttatgttaattttaatggTTTTGGTTGGCAAGTTTTTGGCTTCCTATGTCTATAAAAGCTTGTAAGTGTGAGGAATTTATGCTTTTTTGCTCTCCGTGTACATGTACATTAAatcatagtaaaaatatttaaaacaattaaaaaaccaaTCAGCATTCTTTTGAGGACTGAAAATAATATTTGGCACAGCATCTGATGCAGGATGAAATGGTAGCTATTACTATTGTTACCTCTGAGAGGGGATCTGCCGGTGCCAGGCGTTCTGGAGCAGGTTAGGGATGGTACTGGCTCTCCTTCCAATTGTAGGCTGAATTCTGGATGGAGATGTCCCTGGGAGTCTCACTAGTGAAGCTCTGAACTCCACGATGGAAACCAGAGCTCTGGGTCTGTATATTTGGTCTGAGAGAACTTGGACAGAAGACATAGAGTCAAAGAAAATCAGTGTTTCAGTCAAGGATCTTTTGGCTAATAGAAACATTGGAATTACATAGTAAAGGGGGAATGTTATGCACTTCAATCCCAAGAAATCCAGCTAGGCCTTGGGGTGCTGGGACTGGTGAGACAGGAACTAGTCTTGATTGCCCTCTGGTGAAGGCCTGGACATCTTGAACCATCTACTATATTCTCTCTGCAGACCTTCTTCTGCATGACCTTTTAAGTATAGCAGTTTCACCTAAATGATCTCCAATCCTAGTTCCAAATTCACAGAAAATCTGAATCTCCGTGCATAGGTTCTTGATTGGCTGCTCTGGGTCAAGGCACAATCCCAGGCCTGCCAGATGGGCAAAGAGAACAAACAGATCCACATACTACTAATGTAATTACAGGGTCCAAGTCTATTAGTGGAGGGCATTTCTCAGAAAACACAGTGTGGCTCAGCAGGACCCCCAGAGGCATAGACTCTTGTCAGGGAATTGGGGTGAATCTTAATCACCCGAAGaccatttttgcttcttttgtggCTTCCTTCCTAGCCTTGGAGTATCTTTTCTGAACTTCCTTCTTGGATGCCCTGAAGGGATGAGAATGTAGGCACACAGTCCAGGTGCTGTGACTCTTTGGGTCTGAGAAGCACCCTCGGAGCTAAATCTGAGTGGAGGTTCTTTATGGCTGCAGAAGGAGGCTTTGCTAGATTTTTGGTTCTGGCAGCTGAACAGTCAGGTAAAGTGAAGGAGCTCAGCATGCCATTCCAAAATATGCTACTTTGGcgtaaggattattttgagccaAAAGCAATCGAGAATCAACAGATGCAGGAAGAGTTCTGTGCCCTCCCCTTAGCAGCCTGAGAGCAGGGCACAACTGAAGATGGGGATTCAACACCAAGATGAATGTGTGTAAACCGACCTTCCTAAAACAGCCCTTCTCTTCCATTGGTTCCCCTGTATATTTCCTAGTCACTTCCCCACAATTCATTGCCCTTTGCCCCCAAACTCTATTACTTTGTTGGAAGGGTACCTAAGACCCTTAATCTAACCCTGGGTCTTGTTTGATTTCACTTCTTTTGTGTAAACGTCCATGCAGGTAAATATTCACAGGCTTCCAGATACTGAATGTAGGAgggcagaagaaaagatttttccCCTGACAAAAGCATTGCTATTTCTTTGGCTGATAACCCTCCATCTTTACCTCTACATCCCATCTGACCGACGGTCATGGTCTCTCACCCTCTTCTCTCTTGGGATCTCTGGTTTTCAGAAATTCCAACCTCTTGTCAGCATCTGTTCCTCTCAGAAGGAAGCCTCTTCACATCTGGAACTTGGGAGACTCGGTCCAATAAAATTCTTTCACCTATCGAGAGGGTCAAGGCCTAACTGACATGACATACTGTGGGTGAGTGTGGAGGTAGAGGAGAGCCAGagataacagctaacatttattcagAGCTTCGTGTGTGCAAAGCATAACCCTGAGGGCTGAATGAGCATGATCTCATTAACTTTTCAGAACTATCctatttttccccctattttacAAGGGGGCTTAACAAGGCCAAGAAACTTGTCCAGGATTACAAGGCTGACAAGCAACTGATCCAGGAATCAAACCTCAATCTCCCTGACTCCCAGGCACCATCTTTGATCCACATGGCATTTGTGCAGTGTTGGGGTGAGATCCTGTAACCTAAATTAACACAGAGCTTATGATGAGGAGTGTAGGGTAAGGAGGAGGAGCTCTTT
This window contains:
- the GFRA3 gene encoding GDNF family receptor alpha-3 isoform X2 — translated: MGRPPTPRAPPTVLLLPLLLLPLLPRPLRADLLPTEGRLVNCIQAKRKCQVDPICSAAYHHLNSCTSSVSTPSPVQEFLVPEECREAAQHLKNSSLMSCTCHRHMKNQVACLDIYWTVHLARSLGDYELDVFPYEDTVTRKPWKMNLSKLNMLKPDSDLCLKFAMLCTLNDKCDRLRKAYAEACSGSRCQRHTCLRQLRAFFAKASEPHAQGLLLCPCAPSDQGCGRRRRNTIAPGCALPAGAPNCLQLRRDCVSDPLCRSRLVDFQTHCHPLDILGTCATEQSRCLRSYMGLIGTAMTPNFVSNVNTSVALSCTCRGSGNLQEECEQLEESFSHNPCLKQKPCSETTALGALFSFLQYTSLDSAPEPLVAGLPLDPSPLYHTRPDLQPARVEERAASGKRCPKQHGDLDCTLHPAPISRWLQRGS
- the GFRA3 gene encoding GDNF family receptor alpha-3 isoform X3, whose protein sequence is MGRPPTPRAPPTVLLLPLLLLPLLPRPLRADLLPTEGRLVNCIQAKRKCQVDPICSAAYHHLNSCTSSVSTPSPVQEFLVPEECREAAQHLKNSSLMSCTCHRHMKNQVACLDIYWTVHLARSLGDYELDVFPYEDTVTRKPWKMNLSKLNMLKPDSDLCLKFAMLCTLNDKCDRLRKAYAEACSGSRCQRHTCLRQLRAFFAKASEPHAQGLLLCPCAPSDQGCGRRRRNTIAPGCALPAGAPNCLQLRRDCVSDPLCRSRLVDFQTHCHPLDILGTCATEQSRCLRSYMGLIGTAMTPNFVSNVNTSVALSCTCRGSGNLQEECEQLEESFSHNPCLIEAIAAKMRFHSQLFSQEGADPTISVMERQNKSPALRPQPWVHFSLFSSTLPLILLLSLW
- the GFRA3 gene encoding GDNF family receptor alpha-3 isoform X1; its protein translation is MGRPPTPRAPPTVLLLPLLLLPLLPRPLRADLLPTEGRLVNCIQAKRKCQVDPICSAAYHHLNSCTSSVSTPSPVQEFLVPEECREAAQHLKNSSLMSCTCHRHMKNQVACLDIYWTVHLARSLGDYELDVFPYEDTVTRKPWKMNLSKLNMLKPDSDLCLKFAMLCTLNDKCDRLRKAYAEACSGSRCQRHTCLRQLRAFFAKASEPHAQGLLLCPCAPSDQGCGRRRRNTIAPGCALPAGAPNCLQLRRDCVSDPLCRSRLVDFQTHCHPLDILGTCATEQSRCLRSYMGLIGTAMTPNFVSNVNTSVALSCTCRGSGNLQEECEQLEESFSHNPCLIEAIAAKMRFHSQLFSQEGADPTISVMERQYTSLDSAPEPLVAGLPLDPSPLYHTRPDLQPARVEERAASGKRCPKQHGDLDCTLHPAPISRWLQRGS